A window of Hyperolius riggenbachi isolate aHypRig1 chromosome 1, aHypRig1.pri, whole genome shotgun sequence contains these coding sequences:
- the DLC1 gene encoding rho GTPase-activating protein 7 isoform X2, which translates to MCNEKLEIMILTQIEAKEACDWLRAAGFPQYAQLYEDLLFPIDISAVKKDHDFLDRDAIEALCRRLNTLNKCAVMKLEISPNRKRSEDSDEDEPCAISGKWTFQRDSKRWSRLEEFDLFQCHKPMHGESLLLANAASQESILTDLSEHQEVSSIHSTSSDSQRAHAPSDAGTTRTNSVVSVCSSGNFFANDDSFCSLPSPKELSSFNFNMKANEKNSRSRTKSLLKRMESLKIKTSHGKKKSQPKTGLTISEPILQEGVDDDKLKQLNCVEISSLNGNHINAPKVRKRSISNSTQTSSSSSQSETSSAVSTPSPVTRTRSLSACHKRVGMYLEGFDPFNQSTFSDVLEQNYKNQRGFGEDVFFIPEDHKPGTFPKALSNGNLSPVDSSSSVNWRNGSFHGHDFTRENSVSSVNSCKSSFSSRRRNSCCSEGSRLSIYDNVPGTFLYSSNGDLADLENEDIFPELDDILYHVKGMQRIVNQWTEKFYDEGDSDSALDSVSPCPSSPKQIHLDIDNDCSVLSDLDSTGNSLNECEVTTVIQGRRDSGVGASLTRSNRHPFRWHSFQSSHRPSLRSASLQINCQSVTQINLLQKFSLLKLTALLEKYTPSNKHGFSWAVPKFMKRVKVPDYKDKNVFGVPLTVNVQRSGQALPQCIQQAMRYLRSQCLDQVGLFRKSGVKSRILALREISENSVEGSIYEGQSAYDVADMLKQYFRDLPEPLLTNKLSETFLQIYQYVPKDQRLQAIKAAIMLLPDENREVLQTLLYFLSDVAAAVDENQMTPTNLAVCLAPSLFHLNTLKRENSSPRVMHRKQSLGKPDQKDLNENLAATQGLAHMIAECKKLFQIPEEMNKCRNSYMEQDLRPVCLDELTNGNSEGLCDYQAFLQEGIDNLLKEAKDKFKGWVSCSTSEPADLAYKKVPDGPPLRLWKSTTEIPAQPEDVLQRLLKEQHLWDADLLDSKVIATLDEQTDIYQYVQNNMAPHPARDFVVLRSWRSNLAKGACILQLTSVDHDQAPLLGVRVNVLQSKYLIEPCGTGKSKLTYLYRADLRGHMPEWYNKVFGQLCAAEVVRIKDSFQSPQPESNNGKSR; encoded by the exons ATCTTCTGTTTCCTATCGACATCTCTGCTGTGAAGAAGGACCATGATTTCCTGGATAGAGATGCAATTGAAGCATTGTGCAG AAGGCTAAATACGCTAAACAAGTGTGCGGTCATGAAACTTGAAATCAGTCCAAACAGGAAAAGG AGTGAAGATTCAGATGAAGATGAGCCTTGTGCAATCAGTGGTAAATGGACATTCCAGAGGGACAGCAAGAGGTGGTCGAGACTGGAAGAGTTCGATTTGTTTCAGTGTCATAAGCCCATGCATGGAGAATCCCTTCTGCTGGCAAATGCAGCTAGCCAGGAAAGCATTCTCACCGACCTAAGTGAACACCAGGAAGTTTCCTCCATCCACAGTACCAGCAGTGACAGCCAAAGAGCACATGCTCCGAGTGATGCGGGCACCACCAGAACAAACTCCGTGGTCAGTGTTTGTTCTTCTGGAAACTTTTTTGCAAATGATGATTCATTTTGTAGCCTTCCATCACCAAAAGAACTTTCCAGTTTTAATTTTAACATGAAAGCAAATGAAAAGAACTCAAGGTCCAGAACAAAGAGTCTTTTGAAGAGGATGGAAAGTTTGAAAATCAAAACCTCTCACGGCAAAAAGAAATCTCAGCCCAAAACCGGTCTAACAATAAGTGAACCTATATTACAAGAAGGAGTTGATGATGATAAGCTAAAACAGCTCAACTGTGTGGAAATTTCTTCTCTTAATGGAAACCACATAAATGCCCCAAAAGTACGTAAGAGGAGTATATCGAACTCAACGCAGACGAGCAGTAGTAGCAGCCAATCCGAAACGAGCAGTGCAGTCAGCACTCCTAGTCCAGTCACAAGAACAAGGAGCCTAAGTGCGTGCCACAAACGAGTTGGAATGTATCTTGAAGGCTTTGATCCATTCAACCAGTCAACCTTTAGTGATGTTCTTGAGCAGAATTATAAAAACCAGAGGGGTTTTGGTGAGGATGTATTTTTTATCCCTGAGGACCACAAGCCTGGAACATTTCCCAAAGCACTTTCAAATGGAAATTTGTCTCCCGTGGATAGCAGTTCTTCTGTAAACTGGCGAAATGGAAGTTTTCATGGACATGATTTCACAAGGGAAAACAGTGTCAGCAGTGTGAATAGCTGCAAAAGTTCTTTCAGCAGCAGGAGGCGCAATTCTTGTTGTTCTGAGGGGAGCCGTTTGAGTATCTATGACAATGTCCCGGGAACTTTTCTGTACTCCAGTAATGGTGATCTGGCTGATCTGGAAAATGAGGATATTTTCCCAGAACTGGATGACATCTTGTATCATGTGAAAGGAATGCAGAGAATAGTCAACCAGTGGACAGAGAAATTTTATGATGAGGGGGATTCAGATTCTGCTCTAGACTCTGTGTCTCCTTGCCCTTCCTCTCCCAAGCAGATCCATTTAGATATTGATAATGACTGCAGTGTGCTCAGTGATCTGGACAGCACAGGGAACTCTCTGAATGAATGTGAGGTGACAACAGTAATCCAAGGGAGGAGAGACTCTGGAGTTGGCGCTTCGttgaccagatccaacag GCATCCATTCAGATGGCACAGCTTCCAGAGCTCACATCGGCCCAGCTTGAGGTCTGCATCACTACAAATCAACTGCCAGTCGGTGACTCAGATTAATTTACTGCAGAAGTTCTCGCTTTTAAAGTTAACTGCTCTCCTGGAGAAATACACCCCGTCAAACAAACATGGATTCAGCTG GGCTGTACCAAAGTTTATGAAACGGGTCAAAGTTCCGGACTACAAGGACAAAAATGTTTTTGGTGTTCCATTAACAGTTAATGTTCAGAGGTCTGGCCAGGCATTGCCACAGTGCATCCAGCAAGCCATGCGCTACCTGCGTAGTCAGTGTTTGGATCAG GTGGGACTTTTCCGCAAATCTGGAGTGAAGTCTCGGATTCTGGCACTGCGAGAGATAAGTGAGAACAGCGTTGAAGGGTCTATCTACGAGGGGCAGTCTGCTTACGATGTGGCTGACATGTTGAAGCAGTATTTCCGGGATTTGCCTGAACCTCTTCTCACCAACAAACTCTCTGAAACATTCCTGCAGATCTATCAGT ATGTTCCGAAGGACCAGCGTCTCCAGGCAATCAAGGCTGCCATTATGCTGCTGCCTGATGAGAACAGGGAGGTTCTGCAGACTCTGTTGTACTTCCTGAGTGatgttgctgcagctgtggatgAAAACCAGATGACGCCCACCAACCTGGCTGTGTGCTTAGCGCCGTCTCTGTTCCACCTCAATACTCTGAAGAGAGAGAACTCCTCTcccag GGTCATGCACAGGAAACAGAGCTTGGGAAAGCCTGATCAGAAGGATCTGAATGAGAATCTTGCAGCCACACAAGGCCTGGCACATATGATTGCTGAATGCAAAAAGCTCTTCCAG ATTCCTGAAGAAATGAACAAGTGTCGCAATTCCTACATGGAACAAGACCTGAGGCCAGTGTGCTTGGATGAACTGACCAACGGGAATAGCGAGGGGCTTTGTGACTATCAAGCTTTCCTTCAAGAGGGCATTGACAACTTGCTGAAAGAGGCCAAGGACAAGTTCAAAGGTTGGGTCAGCTGCTCAACATCTGAGCCGGCTGACCTGGCCTACAAAAAA GTACCTGATGGTCCTCCTCTTCGCCTGTGGAAAAGCACCACTGAGATTCCAGCTCAGCCAGAGGACGTTCTTCAGCGTCTGCTTAAGGAGCAGCATCTATGGGATGCTGATCTGCTAGACTCAAAAGTTATTGCAACTTTGGACGAGCAAACTGATATATACCAATATGTGCAGAATAACATGGCTCCGCATCCGGCTAGAGACTTTGTTGTTTTGAG ATCATGGAGGAGCAATTTGGCTAAAGGAGCTTgcatacttcagcttacatcggtGGACCACGACCAAGCTCCTTTACTGGGAGTAAGAGTCAACGTACTGCAATCCAAATACCTCATAGAACCTTGTGGCACAGGCAAATCCAAGCTAACCTATCTGTACCGGGCAGATTTAAG